One window of Chamaesiphon minutus PCC 6605 genomic DNA carries:
- a CDS encoding Npun_F5749 family FMN-dependent PPOX-type flavoprotein, whose product MNDSLPPWRSPIARALHRNRSSPQARYFQLATVDLDLRPHNRTLVFRGWREQGSQLQSVTDVRSSKAINLLACASPLAEVCWYFPETREQFRLSGTLRLVTAECIAISDCKARQQVWQQMSDAGRIQFDWGTPGAERSAPETFNPPQPDPKQPSVNFCLLLLEATKVVHLELRGDPQNCYSYELSDGEWQMRSINP is encoded by the coding sequence GTGAACGATAGTTTACCACCTTGGCGATCGCCGATCGCCCGCGCCCTTCATCGCAATCGTAGTTCGCCCCAGGCGCGTTACTTTCAACTGGCAACAGTCGATCTCGATTTACGTCCTCACAATCGCACGCTGGTATTTCGGGGGTGGCGAGAACAAGGCAGCCAGCTTCAATCTGTCACAGATGTGCGATCGTCGAAAGCTATAAATTTATTAGCATGTGCCTCGCCACTGGCGGAAGTGTGTTGGTATTTTCCCGAAACGCGCGAACAGTTTCGATTGAGCGGCACACTAAGATTAGTCACGGCAGAATGTATCGCCATTAGCGACTGTAAGGCTCGTCAACAGGTATGGCAACAGATGTCCGATGCTGGGCGCATTCAGTTCGATTGGGGCACGCCTGGAGCAGAGCGGAGCGCACCAGAGACATTTAATCCACCGCAACCCGATCCGAAACAGCCGTCGGTGAATTTTTGTTTGTTACTGCTCGAAGCTACAAAGGTCGTCCATTTAGAACTACGCGGCGATCCTCAGAATTGCTACTCGTATGAGCTATCCGATGGCGAATGGCAAATGCGATCGATTAATCCCTAA